In the Planktothrix serta PCC 8927 genome, one interval contains:
- the rpsF gene encoding 30S ribosomal protein S6: protein MKPFIYETMYILRPDLNDEQVGQFITKYETILRDQGGQNIQVQNRGKRRLAYDIDKHREGVYVQMNYEGPGSQIAILERAMRISDEVIRYLTIKEDVAPVVAETPEPEPQEA from the coding sequence ATGAAACCTTTTATTTACGAAACGATGTATATTCTGCGCCCTGACCTCAACGATGAGCAAGTTGGGCAGTTTATTACCAAATATGAAACCATCCTGCGAGATCAAGGCGGACAGAATATTCAAGTTCAAAATCGGGGTAAACGTCGTCTCGCTTATGATATTGACAAGCATCGGGAAGGGGTTTACGTTCAGATGAATTATGAAGGCCCTGGTAGTCAGATTGCTATATTAGAAAGAGCGATGCGAATTAGTGATGAAGTCATTCGTTATCTGACGATTAAGGAAGACGTAGCCCCAGTCGTCGCTGAAACCCCCGAACCTGAACCTCAAGAAGCCTAA
- a CDS encoding Tic20 family protein → MTWRGTTTVRDRIFAALPYLLPLMDGLPFGRYLFQQFPILQLITLPVIPLMTLYQVIPFAGFILFLALYMLVVRNENIPHFIRFNTMQAILIDIVLILCTLIFQVLGNGLLQGFVVETLYNMIFLGLLVAFFYSVIQCFLGKYAEIPTLSDAVYMQVR, encoded by the coding sequence ATGACTTGGCGCGGGACGACGACAGTACGCGATCGCATTTTTGCCGCTTTACCCTATTTACTGCCTTTAATGGATGGGTTGCCTTTTGGACGCTATTTATTTCAACAGTTTCCAATTTTACAACTTATTACATTGCCTGTTATTCCCTTGATGACGCTTTATCAAGTGATTCCTTTTGCTGGATTTATTCTGTTTTTAGCGTTATATATGTTAGTGGTTCGTAATGAAAATATTCCTCATTTCATTCGATTTAATACAATGCAGGCAATTTTGATTGACATTGTTTTGATTTTATGTACGTTAATCTTCCAAGTATTAGGTAATGGTCTTCTGCAAGGATTTGTGGTTGAAACCCTCTATAACATGATCTTCCTGGGTCTTTTAGTTGCATTTTTCTATTCTGTAATTCAGTGCTTCTTAGGAAAATATGCAGAAATTCCCACCCTTTCTGATGCTGTTTATATGCAAGTCCGATAA
- the glyA gene encoding serine hydroxymethyltransferase: MSRTSLEILSETDPVIADLIQHELCRQRDHLELIASENFTSAAVMAAQGSVLTNKYAEGLPKKRYYGGCEFIDGVEQLAIERAKQLFGAASANVQPHSGAQANFAVFLAMLKPGDTIMGMDLSHGGHLTHGSPVNVSGKWFKACHYGVSPETEELDYDLILELAKQHQPQMLICGYSAYPRIINFEKFRAIADEVGAYLMADIAHIAGLVATGHHPNPIPYCDVVTTTTHKTLRGPRGGLILTRDAELGKKLDKAVFPGSQGGPLEHVIAGKAVAFGEALKPEFTTYSGQVIANAKALATQLQNRGLKIVSNGTDNHLMLVDLRSVSMTGKRADALVSDVNITANKNTVPFDPESPFVTSGLRLGSPAMTTRGMGETEFIEIGNIIADRLLNPDDEAIKDACRQRVANLCDRFPLYPHLSVKVPALA; encoded by the coding sequence GTGAGTCGGACTAGCTTAGAAATCTTATCTGAAACAGATCCCGTCATTGCTGACCTGATTCAGCATGAACTCTGTCGGCAACGGGATCACCTAGAATTAATTGCGAGTGAAAACTTTACCTCCGCCGCCGTCATGGCTGCCCAAGGGTCAGTTCTCACCAACAAATATGCAGAAGGACTTCCCAAAAAACGCTATTACGGGGGTTGTGAATTTATTGATGGTGTCGAACAGTTAGCCATTGAACGGGCTAAACAACTGTTTGGGGCTGCCAGTGCCAATGTTCAACCCCATTCCGGCGCTCAAGCCAACTTTGCCGTCTTCTTAGCGATGCTCAAACCCGGTGACACGATCATGGGGATGGACTTATCTCATGGAGGGCATTTAACCCATGGTTCTCCGGTGAACGTTTCGGGTAAATGGTTTAAAGCTTGTCATTATGGGGTCAGTCCAGAAACTGAAGAACTTGATTATGACTTAATTTTAGAATTAGCCAAACAACATCAACCCCAAATGCTGATTTGTGGGTATTCTGCCTATCCTCGGATCATTAATTTTGAGAAATTCCGGGCCATCGCCGATGAAGTCGGGGCTTATTTAATGGCCGATATTGCTCATATTGCCGGGTTAGTGGCAACGGGTCATCATCCTAACCCCATCCCCTATTGTGATGTGGTGACAACAACCACCCACAAAACCTTAAGAGGGCCAAGAGGGGGGTTAATCTTAACACGGGATGCCGAACTGGGCAAAAAATTGGATAAAGCCGTTTTTCCCGGTTCCCAAGGTGGCCCCCTAGAACACGTGATTGCTGGGAAAGCCGTCGCCTTTGGGGAAGCACTCAAGCCCGAATTTACCACCTATTCCGGTCAAGTGATTGCCAATGCGAAAGCCTTAGCAACACAATTACAAAACCGAGGCTTAAAAATTGTTTCCAATGGCACAGATAACCATCTGATGTTAGTGGATTTACGTTCTGTTAGCATGACGGGAAAACGGGCGGATGCGCTGGTCAGTGATGTTAATATTACTGCCAATAAAAATACCGTTCCTTTTGACCCTGAATCTCCCTTTGTCACCAGTGGGTTAAGATTGGGTTCACCCGCGATGACAACACGGGGAATGGGAGAAACAGAATTTATTGAAATTGGCAATATTATTGCTGACCGACTGTTGAACCCCGACGATGAAGCCATTAAGGACGCTTGCCGTCAACGAGTGGCCAATTTATGCGATCGCTTTCCCCTTTATCCCCATCTCAGCGTCAAAGTTCCGGCTTTAGCATAA
- a CDS encoding efflux RND transporter permease subunit gives MXASTLTIVAVFLPVAFMGDALGQFFKPFALTISSAVVISLLVARTLSPVLAVYWLKPAKNKPENYPPKPNPIIETYRRLLQWSLTHRKRVILIAILSFIAGLALIPFVPQGFLPRLDRGEFVINYSYPLPQISNIKVQKNFQTQETPTDTPTVETNMFQQQGAFDWLTDLARNPIQLFLRKTRTTGDKIESVVLNTPDVEEAFTIAGIKGQPNKGRIYVKLKNNRQFTTLETQDQIRSNLPPINNVTVSVEDIQFVETGDEKPLQIVLVGDDVNLLKNTAKAIQEKVAKLPGFVDVRATGEENISNEINQIERFNGQRAAYVTANLSQGQLLGDATHQVFNIAQPLIPNGITLKLTGDSARIGQVLNSFLVTLIFSVVCMLGLLFLLFGRWVEPAVVGLTLPLCLVGAMLALLVTQSAFGIISLIGLIFLLGLLDKNVLLLMDYVNQLRQKGMSRNQAIIETGAVRLRPIIMTTSSTILGMLPIALGLGAGAELRQPMAVAIIGGLMTSTLLSLIVVPVLNTLLEDQGLKIKHRFKK, from the coding sequence ATCNCAGCTTCCACCTTAACAATTGTAGCGGTTTTTCTCCCCGTTGCCTTTATGGGAGATGCGTTAGGACAGTTTTTTAAACCCTTTGCTTTAACGATTTCTTCGGCTGTGGTTATATCATTATTAGTCGCTAGAACTTTGTCTCCAGTTTTAGCAGTTTATTGGTTAAAACCTGCCAAAAATAAACCCGAAAATTATCCTCCTAAACCAAACCCCATTATCGAAACTTATCGTCGATTATTACAATGGTCACTGACCCATCGTAAACGGGTTATTTTAATCGCTATTTTGAGTTTTATTGCAGGTTTAGCCTTAATTCCGTTTGTTCCTCAAGGCTTTTTACCTCGGTTAGACCGAGGAGAATTTGTGATTAATTATTCCTATCCTTTACCTCAAATTTCTAATATTAAGGTTCAAAAAAATTTTCAAACCCAAGAAACTCCTACAGACACCCCAACGGTCGAAACAAATATGTTTCAACAACAGGGAGCGTTTGATTGGTTAACGGATTTAGCTCGAAATCCGATTCAATTATTTTTGAGAAAAACTCGGACGACAGGAGACAAAATAGAAAGCGTTGTTTTAAATACTCCCGATGTGGAAGAAGCCTTTACCATTGCCGGAATTAAAGGACAACCGAATAAAGGCAGAATTTATGTTAAATTAAAAAATAATCGTCAATTTACGACCTTAGAAACTCAAGACCAAATTCGTTCTAATTTACCCCCCATTAATAACGTAACTGTCAGTGTCGAAGATATTCAATTTGTAGAAACAGGAGATGAGAAACCTTTACAAATTGTGTTAGTTGGAGATGATGTTAATCTTTTAAAAAATACTGCGAAAGCTATTCAAGAAAAAGTCGCAAAATTACCTGGTTTTGTAGATGTTCGGGCGACAGGAGAAGAAAATATATCTAATGAGATTAACCAAATTGAACGCTTTAATGGTCAACGGGCTGCTTATGTTACCGCTAACTTAAGTCAAGGTCAATTATTAGGAGATGCGACCCATCAAGTTTTTAACATTGCTCAACCTTTAATTCCTAATGGGATAACGTTAAAATTAACCGGAGATTCTGCTAGAATTGGTCAAGTTTTAAATAGCTTTCTTGTTACTCTCATTTTTTCTGTAGTTTGTATGTTAGGGTTACTATTCTTATTATTTGGTCGTTGGGTTGAACCTGCGGTAGTTGGGTTAACACTTCCGCTATGTTTAGTTGGGGCAATGTTAGCATTATTAGTCACTCAAAGTGCTTTTGGAATTATCTCTTTAATTGGCTTAATCTTCCTGTTAGGATTATTAGATAAAAATGTGTTATTACTGATGGATTATGTTAACCAACTCCGTCAAAAAGGCATGAGTCGAAATCAAGCTATTATTGAAACGGGCGCAGTCCGCTTAAGACCGATTATTATGACCACTTCCTCAACGATTTTAGGAATGTTACCAATTGCGTTAGGATTAGGAGCAGGGGCAGAATTAAGACAACCGATGGCTGTTGCTATTATTGGGGGGTTAATGACTTCTACGTTATTAAGTTTAATTGTCGTTCCTGTTTTAAATACATTGTTAGAAGATCAAGGGTTGAAAATTAAACACCGATTTAAGAAATAG
- the hpnA gene encoding hopanoid-associated sugar epimerase, which yields MKVFVTGGTGFIGANLVRLLLKNNYDVRVLVRPESNLDNLKNLEVEIVEGCLTDSNLYQSLKGCQVLFHCAAHYSLWQRDKPLLERYNIIGTRNILAAARKAGIERTIYTSSVAAIGVKPGVAVNETYQSPVENLVGYYKKSKYWAEQEAHYAVQLGQDIVIVNPSTPVGSWDIKPTPTGELILRFLRRKMPAYVNTGLNFIDVRDVAQGHLLALEKGKTGERYILGHQNLTLKEFLELLSEITGLSAPQKIIPIWLPLSVSWVDEMILAKLGKSPSIPLDGVKMSRQPMYYNASKAVRELGLPQSDIKTALKDAVNWFMLTVDC from the coding sequence ATGAAAGTTTTTGTAACGGGTGGGACGGGGTTTATTGGAGCGAATTTAGTGCGACTGTTATTGAAAAATAACTATGACGTTCGGGTGTTAGTTCGTCCTGAGAGTAATTTAGATAATTTAAAAAACTTAGAGGTTGAAATTGTTGAAGGTTGTTTAACGGATTCTAATTTATATCAATCTTTAAAGGGCTGTCAGGTTTTATTTCATTGTGCAGCCCATTATTCTCTTTGGCAAAGGGATAAACCTTTATTAGAGCGCTATAATATTATCGGAACTCGTAATATTTTAGCTGCTGCTAGAAAAGCGGGAATTGAACGAACTATTTATACCAGTTCCGTCGCAGCTATTGGGGTAAAACCGGGCGTTGCTGTGAATGAAACTTATCAAAGTCCGGTTGAGAATTTAGTCGGATATTATAAAAAATCTAAATATTGGGCAGAACAAGAAGCGCATTATGCAGTACAATTAGGTCAGGATATAGTGATTGTCAATCCCAGTACCCCTGTTGGCTCGTGGGATATTAAACCTACGCCGACAGGGGAATTAATATTGCGGTTTCTTCGCCGAAAAATGCCTGCTTATGTGAATACCGGATTAAATTTTATTGATGTTCGAGATGTGGCCCAAGGTCATTTACTCGCCTTAGAAAAAGGGAAAACTGGAGAACGCTATATTTTAGGTCATCAAAATTTAACCTTAAAAGAATTTTTAGAGTTATTATCAGAAATTACAGGTTTATCTGCCCCTCAAAAAATAATCCCGATTTGGCTTCCTTTAAGCGTTTCCTGGGTCGATGAAATGATTTTAGCAAAACTCGGTAAATCCCCTTCTATCCCCTTAGATGGCGTGAAAATGTCAAGACAACCGATGTATTATAATGCCTCAAAAGCGGTTCGAGAATTGGGTTTACCTCAATCTGATATTAAAACCGCCTTGAAAGATGCCGTTAATTGGTTTATGTTAACTGTTGACTGTTAA
- the hpnH gene encoding adenosyl-hopene transferase HpnH, which translates to MAIQIEQAIAVGKYLFMQRLMGRKKFPLVLMLEPLFRCNLACSGCGKIQHPKEILKQNLTPEDCFKAVEECGAPVVSIPGGEPLLHPQIDQIVQGLVARKKFVYLCTNGILLEKTLDKFKPSPYLTFSVHLDGLKAHHDQCVDREGVFEIAVQAIKVAKSKGFRVTTNTTVFSGASSQEMQNFFDFLESLELDGMMISPGYSYEWAPDQEHFLKREQTKALFREILSPYQSGKKKWNFNHNPLFLDFLMGKEDYDCTPWGSPSYSVLGWQKPCYLLNEGYYSSYQELLEKTDWEQYGKSSGNPKCTDCMVHCGYEPTAAIEAMKLENMGRSIGALF; encoded by the coding sequence ATGGCCATTCAAATTGAACAAGCGATCGCTGTTGGCAAATATCTGTTTATGCAACGGTTAATGGGGCGAAAAAAATTTCCCCTCGTGTTAATGTTAGAACCGTTATTTCGCTGTAATTTAGCTTGTTCTGGCTGTGGAAAAATTCAACATCCTAAAGAAATTCTCAAGCAAAATTTAACCCCAGAAGACTGTTTTAAAGCGGTGGAAGAATGCGGCGCACCTGTGGTTTCTATTCCTGGGGGTGAACCGTTATTACATCCCCAAATTGATCAAATTGTTCAAGGGTTAGTCGCCCGCAAAAAATTTGTTTATTTGTGTACAAATGGAATTTTACTGGAAAAGACTTTAGACAAATTTAAACCTTCTCCCTATTTAACCTTTAGTGTACATTTAGATGGGTTAAAAGCACATCATGATCAATGTGTAGACCGAGAAGGCGTGTTTGAAATTGCAGTTCAAGCCATTAAAGTTGCCAAATCTAAAGGATTTAGAGTCACGACCAATACAACCGTATTTTCTGGAGCCAGTTCTCAAGAAATGCAGAATTTTTTTGATTTTCTGGAAAGTTTAGAGTTAGATGGAATGATGATTTCTCCAGGTTATAGTTATGAATGGGCACCGGATCAAGAACATTTCTTAAAACGGGAACAAACCAAAGCCTTATTCCGAGAAATTTTATCTCCCTATCAATCTGGGAAAAAGAAATGGAATTTTAATCATAATCCTTTATTCCTCGATTTTCTAATGGGAAAAGAAGATTATGATTGTACCCCTTGGGGAAGTCCCAGTTACAGTGTTTTAGGATGGCAAAAACCCTGTTATTTGTTAAATGAAGGGTATTATTCCAGTTATCAAGAATTATTAGAAAAAACCGACTGGGAACAATACGGAAAATCAAGCGGTAATCCCAAATGTACAGATTGTATGGTTCACTGTGGTTATGAACCAACAGCCGCAATAGAAGCCATGAAACTAGAAAATATGGGGCGTTCTATTGGGGCTTTATTTTAA
- the crtO gene encoding beta-carotene ketolase CrtO has protein sequence MDSYDVIIIGAGHNGLTCASYLLKAGYSVLLLEKRSVPGGAATTEEAIPEEAPGFKFNLCAIDHEFIHLGPVVEELELHKYGLEYLFCDPIVFCPHPDGKYFLAHKSIEETCAEIGRYNARDAAKYRDFVGFWQQFINAAIPIFSAPPQSVIDIAGNYNISQLKDLFSVLGSPEKALDFARTMLSSAEDLLNEWFDEEFLKAPLARLASELGTPPSQKNLAVGAMMMTMRHHPGMARPKGGTGALVQALLNLIQAHGGVILTDQHVEKVLVDDGKAIGVRVANGKEYRANKGVISNIDAKRLFLHLMDAADVDDADSELRERLERRIVNNNETILKIDCALSEPLRFEHHNHRDEYLIGSVLIADSVKQVEIAHHDTTLGKIPDADPSMYVVVPTMLDPTMAPEGKHTLWIEFFAPYQIAGAEGTGLKGTGWTDELKHKVADRILDKLAEYSPNLKQSIIARRVESPAELGERLGALNGNYYHIDMTLEQMMFFRPLPELANYRTPIKGLFLTGAGTHPGGSISGLPGRNCARVFLYTQQPVSQTLTEAYKSLQSITNSVLKNP, from the coding sequence ATGGACAGTTACGATGTTATTATCATTGGAGCAGGTCACAACGGTTTAACCTGTGCCTCTTATCTTTTAAAAGCGGGATACAGTGTTTTATTACTGGAAAAACGTTCTGTTCCTGGGGGGGCTGCGACCACAGAAGAAGCCATTCCCGAAGAAGCTCCAGGGTTTAAATTTAATCTGTGTGCGATTGATCATGAATTTATTCATTTAGGGCCAGTTGTTGAGGAATTAGAACTGCATAAATATGGCTTAGAATATTTATTTTGTGATCCGATTGTATTTTGTCCTCATCCTGATGGCAAATACTTTTTAGCCCATAAATCCATTGAAGAAACCTGTGCTGAAATTGGACGCTATAACGCCAGAGATGCAGCTAAATATCGAGATTTTGTCGGATTTTGGCAACAGTTTATTAATGCAGCTATCCCAATTTTTAGTGCTCCTCCTCAATCTGTTATTGATATTGCTGGAAACTACAATATTAGTCAACTTAAAGATTTGTTTTCTGTTCTGGGTTCTCCCGAAAAAGCTCTCGATTTTGCTCGAACCATGTTAAGCAGTGCTGAGGACTTATTAAATGAATGGTTTGATGAGGAATTTCTCAAAGCACCTTTAGCTCGGTTAGCATCAGAATTAGGAACTCCTCCTTCGCAAAAAAATCTCGCCGTCGGTGCGATGATGATGACCATGCGACATCATCCAGGAATGGCAAGACCCAAAGGCGGAACAGGAGCATTAGTTCAAGCATTATTAAATTTAATTCAAGCTCATGGAGGGGTAATTTTAACCGACCAACACGTTGAAAAAGTATTAGTTGATGATGGAAAAGCTATTGGGGTTAGAGTTGCCAATGGTAAAGAATATCGAGCCAATAAAGGGGTAATTTCTAATATTGATGCTAAACGATTGTTTTTGCATTTAATGGATGCTGCGGATGTCGATGATGCTGATTCTGAATTGCGAGAACGGTTAGAACGTCGGATTGTTAATAATAATGAAACGATTCTCAAAATTGATTGTGCATTATCCGAACCTTTGCGTTTTGAACATCATAATCATCGAGATGAATATTTAATCGGTTCTGTATTAATTGCTGACTCAGTTAAACAGGTAGAAATTGCTCACCATGATACCACTTTAGGCAAAATTCCTGATGCTGATCCATCCATGTATGTTGTGGTTCCAACTATGCTTGATCCCACAATGGCTCCTGAAGGAAAACATACCCTTTGGATTGAATTTTTTGCCCCTTATCAAATAGCTGGAGCCGAAGGAACAGGGTTAAAAGGAACAGGTTGGACAGATGAATTAAAACATAAAGTCGCGGATCGAATATTAGATAAATTAGCGGAATATTCCCCCAATTTAAAACAATCAATTATTGCGCGTCGGGTTGAAAGTCCGGCAGAATTAGGGGAAAGACTGGGTGCTTTAAATGGGAATTACTATCATATTGATATGACTTTAGAGCAAATGATGTTTTTCCGTCCGTTACCCGAATTAGCTAACTATCGCACCCCCATTAAAGGGTTATTTTTAACCGGAGCCGGAACTCACCCAGGCGGTTCAATTTCGGGCTTACCCGGTCGCAATTGTGCCAGGGTATTTTTATACACTCAACAACCTGTTTCTCAAACCTTAACAGAGGCTTATAAGTCTTTGCAATCCATTACCAATTCGGTATTAAAAAACCCCTAA
- a CDS encoding DUF2231 domain-containing protein: MTRITHLEPLIEGNEREYYDSGIPSSVAILGHPLHPFIVTFPIAFLTTALLTDILFLFTNSSFWATASFWLITGGILTGILAGLTGMLDFFKIHRVREHKAGWIHMVGNIAVLVLSGISLFLRWDNIIDSIAPWGIILSVVVAGLLAITGWYGGELVYRHKIAVIGDGNPHQP, translated from the coding sequence ATGACACGCATTACTCATTTAGAACCTTTAATTGAAGGCAACGAACGGGAATATTATGATAGTGGAATTCCCAGTAGTGTTGCGATTTTAGGACATCCTCTACATCCTTTTATTGTCACCTTTCCCATTGCATTTTTAACAACAGCTTTATTGACAGATATTCTATTTTTATTCACCAATTCCTCATTTTGGGCAACCGCATCATTTTGGTTAATTACAGGTGGAATTCTAACGGGAATTTTAGCAGGATTAACAGGAATGTTAGATTTTTTTAAAATTCATCGAGTCCGAGAACATAAAGCGGGATGGATTCACATGGTCGGTAATATTGCCGTTTTAGTGTTATCAGGAATTAGTTTATTTTTACGGTGGGATAATATTATTGATAGTATTGCTCCTTGGGGAATTATTCTTTCTGTAGTTGTAGCGGGACTGTTAGCAATAACAGGGTGGTATGGTGGCGAATTAGTATATCGCCATAAAATTGCTGTGATTGGGGATGGAAACCCTCACCAACCTTAA
- a CDS encoding LmeA family phospholipid-binding protein codes for MSQKHNDLGEQALNKLAEMTLASQLDEVEELDVNVNTDPIKLVEGQVDSATISGTGIVMKSDLRMEKMELTTAEISINPLSVAFGQIELNHPTQATAEVVLTEADINRAFNSDYILKKLRGLEISIEGNQEIVDTQAVEFKLPGNGRFFLQAYLISQPKGESSKIAFTALPDISSDRKTIQLKDIQYSQGENVSPELTQALIDESSELLNLDNFNLKGVNLCIQRLNLEDQKITLLAEADVESFPSAS; via the coding sequence GTGAGTCAGAAGCACAATGATTTGGGAGAACAGGCTTTAAACAAACTGGCAGAAATGACTCTAGCCAGTCAATTAGATGAAGTTGAAGAACTGGATGTTAATGTTAATACTGATCCGATTAAGTTAGTTGAGGGTCAAGTTGATTCTGCCACAATTTCAGGAACTGGAATCGTGATGAAAAGTGACTTGAGAATGGAGAAAATGGAACTCACAACTGCGGAGATTTCTATTAATCCCCTGAGTGTTGCTTTCGGACAAATTGAACTGAATCATCCCACTCAAGCAACGGCTGAAGTTGTGTTAACAGAAGCGGATATTAATCGCGCTTTTAATTCTGATTATATTCTCAAAAAGCTGCGGGGTTTGGAAATTTCAATTGAGGGAAATCAGGAAATAGTTGATACTCAAGCTGTTGAATTTAAACTTCCTGGTAATGGTCGATTCTTTCTCCAAGCTTATCTAATTTCGCAACCCAAGGGAGAATCCTCAAAAATTGCATTTACAGCCTTACCGGATATTAGTTCAGATCGCAAAACGATTCAACTCAAGGATATTCAATATTCTCAAGGAGAGAATGTTTCTCCTGAATTAACTCAGGCTTTAATTGATGAATCTAGCGAACTCTTAAATTTAGATAATTTCAACTTAAAAGGGGTAAATCTTTGCATTCAACGCTTAAATTTAGAGGATCAAAAAATCACATTGTTAGCAGAAGCTGATGTTGAGTCCTTTCCATCAGCGAGTTAG
- a CDS encoding four-helix bundle copper-binding protein, which translates to MAHHNNKSGLEIVLQCAVECEHCADECIGNMAECARLCRDCSQLCWTIAGFMSRGSRFIAPLCQTCLEVCEACAKECQKHNNSHCQSCATACQNAAEQYRKIGMVVAAL; encoded by the coding sequence ATGGCTCATCACAATAATAAATCTGGGCTGGAAATTGTCCTACAATGTGCAGTTGAGTGTGAACACTGCGCCGATGAATGTATCGGAAATATGGCAGAGTGCGCTCGTTTATGTCGAGATTGTTCTCAATTATGTTGGACAATTGCAGGGTTTATGAGTCGCGGTTCTCGCTTTATTGCACCTCTGTGTCAGACTTGTTTAGAAGTTTGTGAAGCTTGCGCTAAAGAATGCCAAAAACACAATAATTCCCATTGCCAAAGCTGTGCTACAGCTTGTCAAAATGCGGCTGAACAATACCGTAAAATTGGAATGGTTGTTGCTGCTCTATAA